TGGGGCTGTCCGGCAAGGACGCCAACATGGTGAAGGCGACGAAGACGACGCGCACCATCATCGACCCGGGCTCGCATATCGAGAAGGCGGTCGATCTCGGCTTCGTCGGCGACCCCGAGAAGGTCGACCTCACGCTGCTCAACCAGCTGATCGGCTACGAGCTGATCCCGGTGCTGGCGCCGCTCGCGACCTCGAAGGACGGCCAGACGCTGAACGTCAACGCCGACACCTTTGCAGGGGCCGTCGCCGGCGCGCTGAAGGCCAAGCGGCTGCTGCTGCTCACCGACGTGCCCGGCGTGCTCGACAAGTCGAAGAAGCTGATCCCGCAGCTCTCTGTGAAGGACGCGCGCAAGCTGATTGCCGACGGCACCATTTCCGGCGGCATGATCCCGAAGGTCGAGACCTGCATCTATGCGCTGGAGCAGGGCGTCGAGGGCGTCGTCATCATCGACGGCAAGATGCAGCATGCCGTGCTGCTCGAGCTCTTCACCAACACCGGCACGGGAACGCTGATCCACAAGTGAGGGACGAGCGGACAAAGAACGGCGTCATGGTTGGGCTGGGGCAGGGACGCCCCCGCCGCTCGTCCATGACCCGCTTCCTGATGGCGCTGCCGGCCGCGGCCGTCTCGTTCGTGTTCTCCTCGGTGCCGGCCTTCGCCGATCTGAAGATCTGCAACCGGATGTCCTATGTCGTCGAGGCCGCTATCGGCATCGACGACAAGGCGGCGACGGCGACACGGGGCTGGTTCAGGGTCGATCCCGCCACCTGCCGCGTGGTGGTGCAGGGCACGCTGACGGCCGACCGCATCCTGCTCAACGCCCGCGCGCTCGGCGTCTATGGCGCCTCCCCGATTCCGCAGAACGGCAGCGACATGCTGTGCGTGGCGCAGGACAATTTCGTCATCGCCGCGGCCCGGCAATGCCGCAGCGGCCAGACCCAGGCCGCCTTTACGCAAGTGACGCCGGCGCAAGGCGCCGACGGCAACCTGATTGCCTATCTCGCCGAGGATTCCGAATATGACGACGAGCAGGCTCGCCTCGCCGGGATCCAGCGGCTGCTGGTGATCGCGGGCTACGATGCCGCGCCGATCGACGGCGTCGACGGGCCGAAGACCCAAGCGGCCCTGGCCGCGTTCCTGAAGAGCCGCGGCTTGTCCGCGGACATCGTGGGCTCGCCGAATTTCTTCAAGACCATGGTCGATGCGGTGCAGACGCCGTCCGCGACCGGCCTCACCTGGTGCAACGACACGCCGCACAAGGTGATGGCGGCGATCGCAACCGACGACGGCAAGTCCGTCACCAGCCGCGGCTGGTATCGCATCGATCCCAAGACGTGCCTGCATCCTGATGTCACCGGCCAGCCGAAGCAGATCTTCAGCTTCGCGGAGGCCGTCGACGCCGACAACCGCGCCGTCAAGCTGAAGGACAAGCCGCTGAACTGGGGCGGTGACAGGCAGCTCTGCACGCGCGAGACCAAGTTCGAAACCAATGAGCAGGCCGACTGCAGCGCGCGTGGTTTCGCGGCAACCGGCTTTGGCCCCGTGGACATGTCGAGCGGCGGCAAGACGCTGCGCTTTACAGCGCCGTGAATGAAAGAGTTGCGATGAACCAACCCCGCGGCTTCACTCATGTCGACACCTGGGTGTTCGACCTCGACAACACGCTGTATCCGCATCACGTCAATCTGTGGCAGCAGGTCGATGTGCGGATCACCGAGTTCGTGTCGAGCTGGCTGCAGGTGACGCCGGCGGAAGCGCGAAAACTCCAGAAGGATTATTACCTGCGCTTCGGCACTACCATGCGCGGCATGATGACCCTGCATGGCGTGTCCGCCGACGACTATCTCGCCTACGTCCACAAGATCGACCATTCGCCGCTGGAGCCGAACCCGGCGCTCGGTGAAGCGATCGCAAGATTGTCGGGGCGCAAGCTGATCCTGACCAACGGCTCGGTCGACCATGTCGATGCAGTGCTGGCGCGGCTCGGCCTGGCAACGCATTTCGACGGCGTGTTCGACATCATCGCCGCGGAATTCGAGCCGAAGCCGGCGGCGCAGACCTATCGAAAATTCCTCGCCGACCACGCGGTCGATCCGACCAAAGCCGCGATGTTCGAGGACCTCGCCCGCAACCTCACCGTCCCGCACCAGCTCGGCATGACCACGGTGCTGGTGGTGCCGGATGGGACCAAGGAGGTCGTGCGCGAGGACTGGGAGCTGGAAGGCCGGAATGCCGCCCATGTCGATTACGTCACGGATGATCTGACAGGGTTCTTGGACAGGCTGCCGCGATAGTCCCGTAGCCCGGATGAGCGAAGCGACATCCGGGAAATTGGCCCGAGCGGTCCCGCATATCGCTACGCTCATGCGGGCTACGGATCTTCGCGGGTGACGATGGCGAAGCCAAGCTTGACTCCGCCCCTCCAAATCCCGAAAAAGCGCCCCAATCCGTCAAAATTCCCTTCCCACGAGGAAATCCCGATGTCCCTTGCAGCCCTCGAATCCACCATCAACAGCGCCTTCGACGCGCGCGACGGCATCTCGACCTCGACCAAGGGCGAAGTACGCGAGGCCGTGGATCAGGCGCTGGAGACCCTGGACAAGGGTGAGGCCCGCGTCGCCGAGCGCGGCGCCGACGGCAAGTGGAAGGTCAATCAATGGCTGAAGAAGGCCGTGCTGCTGTCGTTCCGCCTCAACGACATGGGCGTCATCAACGGCGGCCCGGGCCAGGCGAACTGGTGGGACAAGGTGCCCTCGAAGTTCGAAGGCTGGGGCGAGAACCGTTTTCGCGATGCCGGTTTTCGCGCCGTGCCGGGCGCGGTGGTGCGCCGCTCGGCCTTCATCGCCAAGAACGTCGTGCTGATGCCGTCCTTCGTCAATCTCGGCGCCTATGTCGATGAGAGCACCATGGTGGACACCTGGGCCACCGTCGGCTCCTGCGCGCAGATCGGCAAGCGCGTGCACATCTCCGGCGGCGCCGGCATCGGCGGCGTGCTCGAGCCGCTGCAGGCCGAGCCCGTGATCGTCGAGGACGACTGCTTCATCGGCGCCCGCTCGGAAGTTGCCGAAGGCGTGATCGTGCGCAAGGGCGCGGTGCTGGCGATGGGCGTGTTCCTGGGCGCCTCCACCAAGATCGTCGACCGCGAGACCGGCGAGATCTTCATCGGCGAAGTGCCTGAGTATTCGGTGGTGGTACCCGGCGCGCTGCCCGGGAAGCCGATGAAGAACGGCCAGATCGGCCCCAGCACCGCCTGCGCCGTGATCGTCAAGCGCGTCGACGAGCGCACGCGCTCCAAGACCAGCATCAACGAGCTGCTGCGGGATTGAGGCCGCATCTGAAAAGTAAACCGTCACCCTGAGGCGGCCGCCCCTTCGGCGGCCCTCGAAGGGCGGCGGCCGGGCTCGGCCACGCATCCCTCGCGGCTTACCATGCGCCGCTTCGCGACGCGTGGCGCGCACCGAGGATGACGGACCCGACAGCGCATCGAACCCACCCTTCCCCCGTCGCGACCAATTCTCGGGCGGCTCCTCCCGCCCGGAGCCGTTCGCATGGACTGGACCTGGTATCTTTTCCGCTTCGACGGCCGCATCAGCCGCGCCTTGCTGTGGCAGGCGCTTCTGATCGTCGCGCTGCTGGCGGGCTTGCTCTGGCTGATCGGTCAGGTCATTCACATCCTCAATGCCGAAGGATCGTCAAAGCTATCCATCAAACTCGATTTCGACTTCGGCCTCGACGACATCTTCAAGCTGGTCGATCCCCGGGCCTATCGTTCACTGGCCTCTCTCGACCGCACGGATCTGATCCTGAAGTCGTCCCGCCTGGCGATGTTCGCATGGATTTTCCTGGCAACGGCCATCAAGCGCCTGCACGATCGCGACAGGAGCGGCTGGTGGATGATTCCGTTCTTCCTCATGCCCGGCCTGTTCAGCCAGTTCTCGGACCTTT
The sequence above is drawn from the Bradyrhizobium amphicarpaeae genome and encodes:
- the argB gene encoding acetylglutamate kinase, which encodes MTEISPLDQARILSEALPHMQQYDEETIVIKYGGHAMGDEETAKNFARDIVLLEQTAINPVVVHGGGPQIATMLKRLGIVSEFAAGLRITDAATIEIVEMVLAGSVNKQIVGYINEAGGKAVGLSGKDANMVKATKTTRTIIDPGSHIEKAVDLGFVGDPEKVDLTLLNQLIGYELIPVLAPLATSKDGQTLNVNADTFAGAVAGALKAKRLLLLTDVPGVLDKSKKLIPQLSVKDARKLIADGTISGGMIPKVETCIYALEQGVEGVVIIDGKMQHAVLLELFTNTGTGTLIHK
- a CDS encoding DUF1036 domain-containing protein — encoded protein: MALPAAAVSFVFSSVPAFADLKICNRMSYVVEAAIGIDDKAATATRGWFRVDPATCRVVVQGTLTADRILLNARALGVYGASPIPQNGSDMLCVAQDNFVIAAARQCRSGQTQAAFTQVTPAQGADGNLIAYLAEDSEYDDEQARLAGIQRLLVIAGYDAAPIDGVDGPKTQAALAAFLKSRGLSADIVGSPNFFKTMVDAVQTPSATGLTWCNDTPHKVMAAIATDDGKSVTSRGWYRIDPKTCLHPDVTGQPKQIFSFAEAVDADNRAVKLKDKPLNWGGDRQLCTRETKFETNEQADCSARGFAATGFGPVDMSSGGKTLRFTAP
- a CDS encoding pyrimidine 5'-nucleotidase yields the protein MNQPRGFTHVDTWVFDLDNTLYPHHVNLWQQVDVRITEFVSSWLQVTPAEARKLQKDYYLRFGTTMRGMMTLHGVSADDYLAYVHKIDHSPLEPNPALGEAIARLSGRKLILTNGSVDHVDAVLARLGLATHFDGVFDIIAAEFEPKPAAQTYRKFLADHAVDPTKAAMFEDLARNLTVPHQLGMTTVLVVPDGTKEVVREDWELEGRNAAHVDYVTDDLTGFLDRLPR
- the dapD gene encoding 2,3,4,5-tetrahydropyridine-2,6-dicarboxylate N-succinyltransferase, yielding MSLAALESTINSAFDARDGISTSTKGEVREAVDQALETLDKGEARVAERGADGKWKVNQWLKKAVLLSFRLNDMGVINGGPGQANWWDKVPSKFEGWGENRFRDAGFRAVPGAVVRRSAFIAKNVVLMPSFVNLGAYVDESTMVDTWATVGSCAQIGKRVHISGGAGIGGVLEPLQAEPVIVEDDCFIGARSEVAEGVIVRKGAVLAMGVFLGASTKIVDRETGEIFIGEVPEYSVVVPGALPGKPMKNGQIGPSTACAVIVKRVDERTRSKTSINELLRD
- a CDS encoding DUF805 domain-containing protein, producing MLWQALLIVALLAGLLWLIGQVIHILNAEGSSKLSIKLDFDFGLDDIFKLVDPRAYRSLASLDRTDLILKSSRLAMFAWIFLATAIKRLHDRDRSGWWMIPFFLMPGLFSQFSDLLPDGNWTLALSLTASTLWLWGLVEMFIVPGTSGENRFGPDPLAEVEDGSASASSPAKSWDQQSELELVPPSASPPGGMHVNRGA